A region of the Candidatus Uhrbacteria bacterium genome:
TCCCCGAGGTTGATGCCGTGCTCACGCGCGATCTGGTCGCGCATGGCGTACGCGCGATCGGATGCGATCTTGGCAGCCGACTGCTTCTCGAAGAACTTTTCGACGGTCATGGCAACTCCTTGTAGTTGGTTGTTATGGAGCTTGTCATCCAGTGCTTTTGAGTACCAAATGCACTGAATTAACATCAGAATATAGCATAAAATATCGGTTTTGTCAAGATTTCGTAGCATTATTTATTTTTCGCTACCAATCCGTGTATTATGCCGGAATGCCATCAACTCATGCTACGTTTGTTCAATACGTTGCAGAAGATGTTTTGTCGGAATTGGAAGTGAAAACCAAGCGTATGTTTGGTGGGCACGGCTTTTATCATGCTGGCAAGATGTTTGGACTTGAAGCAAATGGAAAGATCTATTTTAAAGTCGATGATGATACGAGACCGGATTACGAAGCGATGGAAAGCCAACCGTTTCAGTATTCGGCAAAAGATCGCAAAGCGGTAACGATGTCGTATTGGATGGTTCCGGAGGAAGTGTTGGAGGATCGCGAGAAATCCGTGGCTTGGGCGAGAAAGGCGATTGGTGTCGCCGAGAAGGCAAAAACAAAAAAGCCCCGACGCACCGCAGAGCGGGGCCAGGGCTAGAGTCAGCGTTGCGCGCACCATGCCTTGTACATGGTCCAGGCTCCGAGCGCCTCAAAGGTCGTACGACCCGAGAGGATGATCTCATTCCATTCGGAGATGTCGATCCAGTGATGCGTCAGACCATGCTCGCTCGTTTCGAGATCGGGTTTACCGGTGTCGATCGGATCGTGGCAGGTGAAGACATGGTCGTAGGTGCAGCCGAGAACCCAGGCTTTGCCGACATACTCGACCGTTTCTGCTGCGTGGCCCGTTTCCTCACGCAGCTCGCGAATCGCAGCTTGTGCGTGGGTTTCTCCGGCGTTGAGCGTGCCTGCGGGGAATTCGACCAGACGCACATCGGCTCTGTGGCGATCCTGCTTGACGACGAGGAGCTTGCGGTCGCGTTCGCAGATGACGATAGCGCCATCGGGGCGTTCGCGTGCATAGTAGTCGATCTCGGAACCGTTGGGGAGGCGGACGCGATCGTGCAGGACACGAAAGAACGGATTTTGATGGATGATCTTACTAGAAAGAATTACGGATTTCATTCCAAAACCTCCGCGTCTGAAATTAGCAGGGTTTGGCCTAATCGGCAACGGTACTGATAGACTGTGCGCATGAAGAAGATTTTGATGGTTTCCGGTCTCGCGTTGGCGCTTCTTGGGGCTGGATGTTCTACTGAGTCGCCTGCGTTTTTGGATCAAACCCAGTATGGCGTCAGTTTGACTCCCGAGGCTTTTGACGGAACTTCTTTTGAACGATTCATGGCGATGGTTCCGGAGGCTGGCGGCGTACTTAGCTGGGCAGGCGAGGGGACAGAGTTGGCGGCGGAGAAAAATGCTGGAGCGGTTGTGCTTGGTTTGGCGAGACAGAGAGCATGGTTCCCGGTGATTGTAACGGGTGCGAAAACATCGATCGTGAATGATGCCCAGAAACTCGCTGCGCTTCAGAAGACGCTTGTTGATTTTGCCAAACGTGAACAGCCGCCGTATCTCGCGATTGGAAATGAGATTAATTTTTCTTATCAGGGCGATAAAGAGCGTGATGCGATGGTGAATTTTTTTAAGGATACGTATCGCAAAGTGAAACAGGTGAGTCCGCAGACGCGCGTATTTCCCATATTCCAACTTGAATGGATGAAAGGTTTGAAAGGAGGATTGTTTGGCGGAAAGGATGATGCGGCCTCCGCTGAATGGGATTTGCTCAACCGATTCCCGGATGCGGATCTTGTCGCGTTTACTTCTTATCCGAGTTTAGCGTTCAAGAGTCCGGCTGATGTACCGGCGGATTATTATTCGGAAATCGCTAAACATACCAATAAGCGTGTTGCGTTTACAGAAATCGGTTGGTTTCGAGTGGGACCGCAAGCAGCTGGATGGGAGAGTTCGCCAGAGGAGCAGGCGGAGTTTGTGCGACGTGTGCCGGCATTGATTGAATCGGCCAATCCGATCTTTGTGATTTGGCCATTTCTTTTTGATCAAATGATCGGTCCGCCGTTTGAGCATATGGGTTTATTGCCGCCGACTTCATCGACAACGCCTGGTTGGGAAGCGTGGAAAGAGATCGCTGCGCCGAGCCTCGACAACTTGGACGAGCAACGGTAAAGTTCAGCCAGCCTTCCGGGGCCGATTTTTCTGTCTATGCAAGATAAAATAGTGATTCGCGGAGCACGCGAACATAACCTCAAAAACATTTCGTTGGAGCTGCCTCGCAACAAAATGATCGTGTTTACAGGCTTGTCCGGTTCCGGCAAGTCGTCCTTGGCTTTTGATACGATTTTTGCAGAAGGCCAGCGCCGATATGTGGAGTCGCTTTCATCGTATGCGCGACAATTTTTGGGACAGATGGATAAACCGGATGTGGATGAAATCGAGGGATTGAGCCCGGCGATTTCTATCGATCAAAAGGCGCACTCGGCCAACCCGCGCTCTACGGTCGCCACGATTACGGAGATTTACGACTATCTGCGTGTTTTGTATGCGCGTGTCGGTAAGCCGCATTGTCCTATTTGCCGCAAGCCGATCCGTAAGATGACCATTGATGAAATGGTTGATCGTGTTTTGAAGCGCACGGATGAAATTCATCGCACAACGCCGGTTGGAGGAAAGGCTCCCAAGTTTACCAATGAGGTGACGGTGATGGCGCCAGTTGTTCGCGGACGCAAGGGTGAATATAGCCAGTTGATGCAGGATTTGTTTGAAGCCGGATTTATCGATGTACGCGTGAATGGCAAGATGTATAGCTTGCGCGATCGTATTCCGTTGTCACGTTACAAACAGCACAATATTGAAGTGGTGATCGACCGCGTGCCGATTGCTTGGCCAGTAGAAGGAAATAAACAGTTACAGTCGCGTTTGAATGAAGCGATCGAGATGGCGATTGATCGATCTGAAGATAACGTGATGGTTATTTTGGATGATGGATCGGAATTGCTCATGTCCGCACGTTTTTCTTGTCCGGATGACGGTTTTGCGTTTCCGGAGATCGAGCCGCGTTTGTTTTCGTTCAACTCGCCGTATGGCGCTTGTCCGACGTGTAATGGTTTAGGAACCAAGGATCTTTGGTCGGAGGAAACATGCGAGGCTTGTCACGGAAATCGTTTGCGAACGGAATCGTTGTTTGTTTGGTTGGGAGATAACAAGAAT
Encoded here:
- a CDS encoding TfoX/Sxy family protein — translated: MPSTHATFVQYVAEDVLSELEVKTKRMFGGHGFYHAGKMFGLEANGKIYFKVDDDTRPDYEAMESQPFQYSAKDRKAVTMSYWMVPEEVLEDREKSVAWARKAIGVAEKAKTKKPRRTAERGQG
- a CDS encoding NUDIX hydrolase, translating into MKSVILSSKIIHQNPFFRVLHDRVRLPNGSEIDYYARERPDGAIVICERDRKLLVVKQDRHRADVRLVEFPAGTLNAGETHAQAAIRELREETGHAAETVEYVGKAWVLGCTYDHVFTCHDPIDTGKPDLETSEHGLTHHWIDISEWNEIILSGRTTFEALGAWTMYKAWCAQR